GACAGCATACTTTTCGACCTTTTGATCGAAAATGATAATGACTATGCCAATGAAATCCGGATCATAGATAAAGGCTCCTACGCCGGGGCCCCGCCGGTTGTTGTCTCGAGCCAGATTGATCCTGAACTGAAAGGGCAGTTTATCAACATCATGCTTACCCTTCATGAAAATCCTGAAGGGAAAGACATCCTCGACCAGGTTCAGATCGATTCCTACACCGGACTCAAACCATCTCATTACGACCCGATCGCGGACATCGTCGAGAAAATAGGTGATTTCTGATGCCGATCTTATTCAAAAAATTTGCCCGCTCTTTATCCGGATTTCCAATCCATTTAAAGATATACTTTATGGTGGTTTCAGCCATCGTGCTTTTAGCGCTGATCAGTCTCTTTGCCATTCGCATCTCAGTAACTGACACCATGTCGGTTCAGCTCGACGAACGGGTGAAATCCATCAGCGGTGACGTCGCGGCAAGAACCGGCGATTTACTGCTTACGAATAATATTTATGCGATGCAGACCCTCGTCAATGACACGATCGATAATTACAATGACCTTGAGTATGTGTTTATTTTGAACGAGGACAATGAAGTGCTCGTTGATTCCTATTCAGATGGTCATGTATCTGAAGAAATCATTCATGCGAACAGCGTGGAAGATGAGGAATTTAATCATCTGCTGACCTTTCGCTCTGAAGAAGGGATTATCCGTGATGCTGCAGCACCGGTGGATAAAGGCATTGACGGAACCGTACGCGTTGGACTTCGTGACGATTCCCTTGAAACCGCCATTTCCAGTGTGACCTTTCAGATTATCAGTTTTATGGTGCTTCTGATCCTTTTCTCGCTGGCCATCGTCATGAAGTTGACCCGTATTATTACCAATCCGATCAATGACCTCGTATCCTTGACCAATCGGGTTGCAAAAGGAGATATGACAGCCCGGATCGACGCTTATCCAAAAGATGAAATCGGTGATTTAACGGAATCGTTCCATGATATGCTCGGAACCCTTGAAACCGCAAAATCGGAGAAAGAAAACTATTTGAATCAGATTATTACAAGAAACAGAGAATTGACACTGCTCAATGATCTGTCGGATAACCCGCATACCATCAAAGACTTCAATCAAATGATGAATCATTTCGTCCGGGATCTCGTGCATGAACTGAAGCTCGGCAGTGGAGTCATTGAAGCAACGATTAATCAGCAACAGGAGTATTTCAGCTACCAGGCGGAAGGCTGTCCTGCTGAAAACACCGCCTGTCTTG
This Salisediminibacterium beveridgei DNA region includes the following protein-coding sequences:
- a CDS encoding histidine kinase translates to MPILFKKFARSLSGFPIHLKIYFMVVSAIVLLALISLFAIRISVTDTMSVQLDERVKSISGDVAARTGDLLLTNNIYAMQTLVNDTIDNYNDLEYVFILNEDNEVLVDSYSDGHVSEEIIHANSVEDEEFNHLLTFRSEEGIIRDAAAPVDKGIDGTVRVGLRDDSLETAISSVTFQIISFMVLLILFSLAIVMKLTRIITNPINDLVSLTNRVAKGDMTARIDAYPKDEIGDLTESFHDMLGTLETAKSEKENYLNQIITRNRELTLLNDLSDNPHTIKDFNQMMNHFVRDLVHELKLGSGVIEATINQQQEYFSYQAEGCPAENTACLEDWTCVCEKKEYNIKSVFPIYSNQQKIGQIKICSGDVLDAYSEKILDSIANHLGTVIENNELSHEIKKKEEIRQMLLEKIMTVQEDERKRIARELHDETGHALSSILLGLKMMEDAESPDEINHQIQKLRKLTHQSIENIHDLAWQLRPTILDKFGLKVAIERYMEEFKQKLDIDYDVLINGIDTTRLTPEMETAIFRIVQESLTNIFKYANASSVSVIIIRNDDLISVIIEDDGTGFNVDSMVNKDPSKFNLGLHGMQERASLLGGTFEIESETGKGTAVMVKLPISDESGESYENTYYAG